The nucleotide sequence ATGCCATCTCCTCCATACGTCTAGAGGAGTTATAACACATGTATAGAGGAGTTGGCCTGAGGCTGTCAACCAGTCCGGCGAGGCGTGTCGCCTACGTGGCCGGTAGGTCGTAGCTGAGCACGAACGAGTCCGCTGCCATCACGGTCTCGCAGACCTCCAGCGGCCGCCCCTCGACATCGCGTGCCACGCGCACCAGGTCGAGAACCGGCACGCCGGGCGCTAGGCGCAGCTCGGTCACCTCGTCCGGGCGCGGCATCCGAGCCCGGATGTCCTCGTGAAACGGCCCGAACGTGAAGCCCTGCTCCTCCATCCGGGCGTAGATCCCGCCGGGCCCGGTGTCGGCATCCTCGATCTTCGTCCCGCCAGCTATCTCCATCGGGATGTACGACGCGGCGATCTCCACCGGATGCCCATCCAGGAGATAGCGGCGGCGCCGGACCACGACGTTCTTCCGTCGGTCAACGTCGAGCAACTCGGCCACCGACTCGGCCGGCTTCTCCCGCGTGACCTGCAGGTTGTCCACCGTATATGTCTGCCCAGCGGCCTTGGCGTCCGCTACGAACGCCGCGTCACCAGCCTGCCGATGCCGCCGCGCGAACCGGTCGCTACCCAGCCGGCGAGCCACCGGCCGAGGTCGTACGAACACCCCGCGCCCGTGCTCGGCGACCACCAGGCCCTCACTCTTGAGCACACCGAGCGCCTGCCGGATCGTCATCCGGGCCACGCCGTAGTGCTCCATAAGCCCGGCCTCGGACGGCAGCTTCTCCCCAGCCGCGATACCACCCCGGGTGATCTCCCCGCGCAGCTGGTCGGCGATCTGCTGGAACACCGGCCGGTCACTGCCGGCGTCGACCTTGCCTAGCGCCACGATCCGTCCTCACAGGTCAGCGGCCGTGTACCCTTGCAGGTAACTCCTCTAGACGACACACTAGCGGCCAAGGCCGACAAGGGAGGCGAGGCATGACCGCGCAGCGGCACTCTGTCAGCGTCGCCGCCGCAATCGTGCGCGAGGACAACCGCGTCCTCCTCATCCGGCGAGCCGACAACGGCCACTGGGAACCACCCGGCGGCGTGCTCGAGCTGGACGAGCCCATCGAAGCCGGCCTAGCCCGCGAGGTAGCCGAAGAGACTGGTCTATCTATCGAAGTCGAGACCCTGTCCGGCGTCTACAAGAACATCGCCCGCGGCATCGTCGCCCTCGTATTCCGCTGCCACGCCACCAGCACCTACCTCGCTGACAACGACGAGGTATCCACCTTCCACTGGGCCACCGACGAAGAGTTAGACAGCCTCATGGACCCCGCCTACGCCGTCCGCGCCCGCGACGCCATCCGCTACACCGGCACACCGGCAATCAGGACTCACGACGGAGTATCGCTCGTCGCCTAGGTACAGCGCCACTGCTGGTATTGCCGGATACACCTCTTATAGATCAAGGCGCCGCTGACGCGGCGCGTCCGGGACCGCCGCTGCGGGCGGCGTGGACGCCGTCCTCGCGGACGGCCCGGGCCGTCAAGATACGGTGATCAGCGGTATGCGTAGTCGTGTGCTCGTGGTCGGTGGGTGTGGCTCGGTCGGGTCGCTAGTGGTGCCGTGGCTCGCCGACCGGCATGCCGTGCACGTACTCGACCTACGCGATCCCGTTTCTCCTGTACCTGGTGTCGAGTACAGCCGCGGCGACGTGCACGATGTAGGGCTGGTGACGAGCCTCGCCGACGGTGTCGATTCGCTGGTCTACATGGCCATGGGGCCGCTCAGCGGATGGGAGCACACAGAGACCGTGGTCGCCCATCTCGATCTCGCGGTGGTCGGTCTGTATTCGGCGTTGGCTAGCGCACATCGAGCCGGCGTGCGCCATGCGGTCTACACGAGCAGCATGTCGGTCTACCGGCTTCGAGACACCAACGGTGAAGCGTCGACCGACGCGACGTACGGCAAGTGGCCCGATGAGACCGCGCCCTGCGACGCCACCGAGCCCTACGCCCTGGCCAAGCAACTGGGCGAGCGCGTCTGCCACGCCGCCTCCGCCGAATGGTCCATGGACACGGTGTGTCTCCGGCTGTGCTTCCCGACCGCGGACGACCAATGGCCGTCCCGCCAGCACCAGCTCGCGCGTCACGTGAGCACCTCGGCACGCGACACGGCGGCGGCTCTGACGGCAGCGGTCATTTACCGGGGACACGGGTTCGCGATCTTCCATGTCAGCGGCGACGCCGCCGGTCGCGTAATGAGCCTTGCCAACGCCCGCGACGTACTGCACTGGCGGCCGCACGACCAATGCCCACCCTGAACAGTGAAACGTTGGGCTCCCCGTCCTCCTCGCCGGGTGATTGTCCGGCCTCCACTCCGTGCGTCAAGGGCGCCTGCGGCGTCGCTGCGCGATCGAGCACGCTCGACCCTTGACCCACTCCGCTCCAGCCTGGGGGCGGCTCCTATGAGGAGGACGGGGAAGTGTGGCTGTCGATGGGCCACATCCGGGCCACGCGCCACGGCCACCTCAGGGTCAGCAGCGGTCAACAACGGTGAGAACGTCGAGGCGACCAGGCCGAGCACGATCACGCACGACGGCCCGGCACATCTTCCAAGCTGGCTGTCCCCAGGCGTGCCATTAGCGTGCCATTA is from Streptosporangiales bacterium and encodes:
- a CDS encoding UTRA domain-containing protein; the protein is MVALGKVDAGSDRPVFQQIADQLRGEITRGGIAAGEKLPSEAGLMEHYGVARMTIRQALGVLKSEGLVVAEHGRGVFVRPRPVARRLGSDRFARRHRQAGDAAFVADAKAAGQTYTVDNLQVTREKPAESVAELLDVDRRKNVVVRRRRYLLDGHPVEIAASYIPMEIAGGTKIEDADTGPGGIYARMEEQGFTFGPFHEDIRARMPRPDEVTELRLAPGVPVLDLVRVARDVEGRPLEVCETVMAADSFVLSYDLPAT
- a CDS encoding NUDIX domain-containing protein, with protein sequence MTAQRHSVSVAAAIVREDNRVLLIRRADNGHWEPPGGVLELDEPIEAGLAREVAEETGLSIEVETLSGVYKNIARGIVALVFRCHATSTYLADNDEVSTFHWATDEELDSLMDPAYAVRARDAIRYTGTPAIRTHDGVSLVA
- a CDS encoding NAD-dependent epimerase/dehydratase family protein, with amino-acid sequence MRSRVLVVGGCGSVGSLVVPWLADRHAVHVLDLRDPVSPVPGVEYSRGDVHDVGLVTSLADGVDSLVYMAMGPLSGWEHTETVVAHLDLAVVGLYSALASAHRAGVRHAVYTSSMSVYRLRDTNGEASTDATYGKWPDETAPCDATEPYALAKQLGERVCHAASAEWSMDTVCLRLCFPTADDQWPSRQHQLARHVSTSARDTAAALTAAVIYRGHGFAIFHVSGDAAGRVMSLANARDVLHWRPHDQCPP